In Streptomyces sp. NBC_01551, one DNA window encodes the following:
- a CDS encoding MFS transporter: MSTGPGADSAPDHTPTPKNENSMFSSLRIRNYRLFATGQVVSNTGTWMQRIAQDWLVLSLTGSASAVGITIALQFLPMLLFGLYGGVLADRLPKRPLLIGTQTAMGLTGLALAALTLAGHVQVWHVYLAAFLLGLVTVVDNPARQTFVSEMVGPAQVANAVSLNSANFQSARLVGPALAGVLITAVGSGWAFLLNGLSFAAPVAGLLMMRTRELHPVEPQPRAKGQLREGLRYVAGRPELIWPIVLVGFIGTFGFNFPIWLSAFVSDVFHGDAGTYGLFNTLIAAGSLAGALLAARRGHSRLRVLVAAAVLFSVLLLVTAFAPGFWLFAALLVPIGIFGLTVNVTANSSVQMATDPEMRGRVMALFMMVFTGGTPVGAPLVGWITDTYGARIGMAAGAVVSLAAALTIALVLSRVGNLRLRVSRHAGVALVPRKRDLVPAA, encoded by the coding sequence TTGAGTACGGGACCCGGAGCAGACTCCGCCCCCGACCACACACCCACCCCCAAGAACGAGAACTCGATGTTCTCGTCGCTGAGGATCCGGAACTACCGGCTCTTCGCGACCGGCCAGGTCGTCTCGAACACGGGCACCTGGATGCAGCGCATCGCCCAGGACTGGCTGGTCCTCTCCCTGACCGGCTCCGCATCCGCGGTCGGCATCACGATCGCCCTGCAGTTCCTGCCGATGCTGCTGTTCGGCCTCTACGGAGGCGTACTCGCCGACCGGCTGCCCAAGCGGCCGCTGCTGATCGGCACGCAGACCGCGATGGGCCTGACCGGCCTCGCGCTCGCCGCGCTCACCCTGGCCGGACACGTCCAGGTCTGGCACGTCTACCTCGCGGCCTTCCTGCTCGGCCTCGTCACGGTCGTGGACAACCCGGCCCGGCAGACGTTCGTCTCCGAGATGGTCGGCCCGGCGCAGGTCGCCAACGCGGTCAGCCTGAACTCGGCCAACTTCCAGTCCGCGCGGCTGGTCGGCCCGGCGCTGGCCGGCGTGCTGATCACCGCCGTCGGCTCCGGCTGGGCCTTCCTGCTGAACGGGCTCTCGTTCGCCGCGCCGGTCGCGGGCCTGCTGATGATGCGGACGCGCGAACTGCACCCGGTCGAGCCGCAGCCGCGGGCCAAGGGCCAGCTTCGGGAGGGGCTGCGCTACGTCGCCGGCCGCCCGGAGCTGATCTGGCCGATCGTGCTGGTCGGCTTCATCGGGACGTTCGGGTTCAACTTCCCGATCTGGCTGTCGGCGTTCGTGAGCGACGTGTTCCACGGGGACGCGGGCACGTACGGCCTCTTCAACACCCTGATCGCGGCGGGCTCCCTGGCCGGCGCGCTGCTGGCGGCGCGGCGGGGCCACTCCCGCCTGCGGGTCCTGGTCGCCGCGGCGGTCCTCTTCTCCGTCCTCCTCCTCGTCACGGCCTTCGCCCCCGGCTTCTGGCTGTTCGCGGCGCTGCTGGTGCCGATCGGGATCTTCGGCCTGACGGTGAACGTGACCGCCAACTCCAGCGTGCAGATGGCCACGGACCCGGAGATGCGGGGCCGGGTCATGGCCCTGTTCATGATGGTGTTCACCGGGGGCACCCCGGTGGGGGCCCCGCTGGTGGGCTGGATCACGGACACCTACGGTGCGCGGATCGGCATGGCGGCGGGCGCGGTGGTCTCCCTGGCGGCGGCCCTGACCATCGCCCTGGTCCTCTCCCGGGTCGGCAACCTCCGCCTGCGCGTCTCCCGCCACGCGGGCGTCGCCCTGGTCCCGCGCAAGCGCGACCTGGTCCCCGCCGCCTGA
- the thpR gene encoding RNA 2',3'-cyclic phosphodiesterase yields MRLFAAVLPPAQAVAELREAVRALPADDRLRWTAEAGWHFTLAFMGEVHEEVLPDLHERLRRAAARTAPFALRLHSCGHFGDRALWTGAAGELDALRMLAERADAAARRAGVPMEQHRRYTPHLTLARSSHAVDLAPYLEALRPFEGTRWQVGELSLVRSNLPTSGIPGERPRYEVVAAWPLKG; encoded by the coding sequence ATGAGACTCTTCGCCGCCGTGTTGCCGCCGGCGCAGGCCGTGGCCGAACTGCGCGAGGCCGTGCGGGCGCTGCCCGCGGACGACCGGCTCAGGTGGACCGCGGAAGCGGGCTGGCACTTCACGCTCGCCTTCATGGGCGAGGTGCACGAAGAGGTACTGCCCGATCTGCACGAACGGCTCCGCCGCGCGGCCGCGCGCACCGCCCCCTTCGCGCTCCGCCTCCACAGCTGCGGCCACTTCGGCGACCGCGCCCTCTGGACCGGCGCCGCCGGGGAGCTCGACGCCCTCCGGATGCTCGCCGAGCGCGCCGACGCCGCCGCGCGCCGGGCCGGGGTCCCCATGGAGCAGCACCGCCGCTACACCCCGCACCTCACCCTGGCCCGCAGCAGCCACGCCGTCGACCTCGCCCCGTACCTCGAAGCCCTCCGCCCCTTCGAGGGCACCCGCTGGCAGGTCGGCGAGCTGAGCCTGGTCCGCAGCAACCTCCCCACCTCCGGCATCCCCGGCGAGCGCCCCCGCTACGAGGTCGTCGCCGCCTGGCCCCTGAAGGGGTGA
- a CDS encoding aldo/keto reductase codes for MKYTQLGRTGLKVSRLVLGTMNFGPQTGEPESHAIMDSALDAGINFFDTANVYGWGADKGRTEEIIGTWFAQGGGRREKTVLATKVYGSMSRESETWPNFDRLSALNIRRAVDASLKRLNTDHIDVYQFHHVDRQTPFEEIWQAIEVLVQQGKILYAGSSNFPGWKIAQANETAARTGRLGLVSEQCLYNLAERRAEMEVLPAAEAYGLGVIPWSPLHGGLLGGAIRKAAESGRTASGRSADALANSAVRSQVQAYEDLLAKHGLEPGEVALAWLLTRPGVTGPIVGPRTPEQLASALRAVELELSQEVLAGLDEIFPGPGPSPEAFAW; via the coding sequence ATGAAGTACACGCAGCTCGGACGCACCGGTCTCAAGGTCAGCCGACTTGTACTCGGCACCATGAACTTCGGCCCCCAGACGGGGGAGCCCGAAAGTCACGCGATCATGGACTCCGCCCTCGACGCGGGCATCAACTTCTTCGACACCGCCAATGTGTATGGCTGGGGCGCCGACAAGGGCCGCACCGAGGAGATCATCGGCACCTGGTTCGCCCAGGGCGGCGGCCGGCGCGAGAAGACGGTCCTCGCGACCAAGGTCTACGGCTCCATGTCCCGCGAGAGCGAGACCTGGCCCAACTTCGACCGTCTGTCGGCGCTGAACATCCGGCGCGCCGTCGACGCCAGCCTGAAGCGGTTGAACACCGACCACATCGACGTCTACCAGTTCCACCACGTGGACCGGCAGACCCCCTTCGAGGAGATCTGGCAGGCCATCGAGGTCCTGGTCCAGCAGGGCAAGATCCTCTACGCGGGCTCCTCCAACTTCCCCGGCTGGAAGATCGCCCAGGCGAACGAGACGGCGGCGCGGACCGGCCGGCTCGGCCTGGTCAGCGAGCAGTGCCTTTACAACCTCGCCGAGCGGCGCGCGGAGATGGAGGTCCTCCCGGCCGCCGAGGCGTACGGGCTGGGCGTCATCCCGTGGTCCCCGCTGCACGGGGGCCTGCTGGGCGGCGCGATCCGCAAGGCCGCCGAGTCCGGGCGGACGGCCTCCGGCCGCTCGGCGGACGCGCTGGCGAACAGCGCCGTACGGTCGCAGGTGCAGGCTTACGAGGACCTGCTGGCCAAGCACGGCCTGGAGCCGGGCGAGGTGGCGCTGGCCTGGCTGCTGACCCGCCCGGGGGTCACGGGACCGATCGTCGGCCCGCGTACGCCGGAGCAGCTCGCGTCCGCGCTGCGGGCGGTGGAGCTGGAGCTCTCGCAGGAGGTCCTGGCGGGCCTGGACGAGATCTTCCCGGGCCCGGGTCCGTCGCCGGAGGCCTTCGCCTGGTAG
- a CDS encoding GDSL-type esterase/lipase family protein, which produces MRFMFVGDSMTIGRAGDYTWRYRMWQHLNATFGGPYKIVGPRCEVYDTFADAPTSHEYADPGFPEHARRHLAGWGEGWQHMAPLIGPAVRAGKADVLLVSLGLIDLGFYTDAAQTAANARRFIAEARAARPGVRMVLLPVIPNVRAESDLPFAAQVARFNELLAKAVADLTTDASPILLGARPASYDIHHDTYDGTHPNASGEHRLAGEFAAVLHQAWGIGAPYGPPRGL; this is translated from the coding sequence ATGCGTTTCATGTTCGTCGGCGACTCCATGACCATCGGACGCGCCGGCGACTACACCTGGCGCTACCGGATGTGGCAGCACCTCAACGCGACCTTCGGCGGCCCGTACAAGATCGTCGGCCCGCGATGCGAGGTGTACGACACCTTCGCCGACGCCCCCACCAGCCATGAGTACGCCGACCCCGGCTTCCCGGAGCACGCCCGCCGCCACCTCGCCGGCTGGGGCGAGGGCTGGCAGCACATGGCCCCCCTCATCGGCCCCGCCGTCCGCGCCGGCAAGGCCGACGTACTGCTCGTCTCCCTCGGCCTGATCGACCTCGGCTTCTACACCGACGCCGCCCAGACCGCCGCCAACGCCCGCCGGTTCATCGCGGAGGCCCGCGCCGCCCGCCCCGGCGTCCGGATGGTCCTGCTCCCCGTCATCCCGAACGTCCGGGCCGAGTCCGACCTGCCCTTCGCCGCGCAGGTCGCGCGCTTCAACGAGCTCCTCGCGAAGGCCGTCGCCGACCTGACCACCGACGCCTCGCCGATCCTGCTGGGCGCGCGGCCGGCCTCGTACGACATCCACCACGACACCTACGACGGCACGCACCCCAACGCCTCCGGCGAGCACCGCCTCGCCGGGGAGTTCGCGGCGGTCCTGCACCAGGCGTGGGGCATCGGCGCGCCGTACGGCCCGCCGCGGGGTCTGTAA
- a CDS encoding WD40 repeat domain-containing protein, with protein sequence MRLLPPLTAFSAAAVLALMPGAAAAAPAAGGAAASGFTITDPRIKESSGLAASRIHPGVYWTHNDSDDGPYVYAVDSATGKTVARVTLTGIGKPRDVEAISLGPDGALYVGDIGDNRDGTWDHVWIYRFQEPKELRDATVKAEQFTVRYEGGARNAEALMVHPVTGRVYIASKSEDKGGLYEGPATLSASGTNVFRRVAEMPWVTDGAFSPDGTRLTVRGYFLARTYAWKDGRPQGQGERIDAPWQGQAESVTYTADGSALMFGAEGASSRVVAVPVGSSSSSPSGSPTAPTGAGGGQAGAGPSAAGEGGYTKTALVLAAATALVFGAKRVLRRRPKP encoded by the coding sequence ATGCGCCTGCTGCCGCCGTTGACCGCCTTCTCCGCCGCCGCCGTCCTCGCCCTGATGCCGGGGGCGGCCGCCGCCGCTCCCGCCGCCGGGGGCGCCGCCGCCTCGGGGTTCACCATCACCGATCCCCGGATCAAGGAGTCGAGCGGGCTGGCGGCCAGCCGGATCCACCCGGGCGTGTACTGGACGCACAACGACAGCGACGACGGCCCGTACGTGTACGCGGTGGACTCGGCGACGGGCAAGACGGTGGCGCGGGTGACGCTGACGGGGATCGGGAAGCCGCGCGACGTCGAGGCGATCTCACTGGGGCCGGACGGGGCGCTGTACGTCGGGGACATCGGGGACAACCGGGACGGCACCTGGGACCACGTGTGGATCTACCGGTTCCAGGAGCCGAAGGAGCTGCGCGACGCCACGGTCAAGGCGGAGCAGTTCACCGTGCGGTACGAGGGCGGGGCGCGGAACGCGGAGGCGCTGATGGTGCATCCGGTGACGGGGCGGGTGTACATCGCGAGCAAGAGCGAGGACAAGGGCGGGCTGTACGAGGGGCCGGCGACCCTGTCGGCGTCGGGGACGAACGTGTTCCGGCGGGTCGCGGAGATGCCGTGGGTGACGGACGGGGCGTTCTCTCCGGACGGCACGCGGCTGACGGTACGGGGGTACTTCCTGGCCCGGACGTACGCGTGGAAGGACGGGCGGCCGCAGGGGCAGGGGGAGCGGATCGACGCGCCGTGGCAGGGGCAGGCGGAGTCCGTGACGTACACGGCCGACGGCTCCGCCCTGATGTTCGGGGCGGAGGGGGCGTCGAGCCGGGTGGTGGCGGTCCCGGTGGGGTCGTCCTCGTCGAGCCCGTCGGGCTCCCCCACCGCCCCGACGGGCGCGGGCGGCGGCCAGGCGGGCGCGGGCCCGTCCGCTGCCGGGGAGGGCGGCTACACGAAGACCGCCCTCGTCCTGGCCGCGGCGACGGCCCTCGTCTTCGGCGCGAAGCGGGTGTTGCGGCGGCGCCCGAAGCCGTAG
- a CDS encoding flotillin family protein produces MAIGVVAGIVVAAIIALIGLFKLMWRVAEPNEALVISGSTHKTEGLGEGMGFRIVTGRGTLVLPGVQAVRKLSLDLNETQLNVDCVTHQGIPLRVKGVVIFKIGDDLVSIANAARRFLDQQKMMPERVHIVFAGHLRSIVGGLTVEDMIRDREKLTGQTRAACGTEMEKLGLIVDSLQIHEIEDPTGYIKNLAMPHAAAVQRDARIAQAEANRLATEAEQTAFARMAEATRDSEILQAGYQAERDKAAATARQAGPLSEAAARQEVVVQETRVAELEAHRREQQLQADVRKPADAAAYETRTRAEAERDARISAAQAKAKETELAAAAEATRVTTAATADAAATEARGLAAAKATRATGEAEAAATQAKGLAVAASAKAKGLAEADAIKARAAALAENQEAVVAQQLAENWPAIVQAGAGAFGNVEHMVLLNGAEGMSEMFAKALTMGGTGLGLARQLLATMTPPPNPAPTPSESIPLTDQ; encoded by the coding sequence ATGGCTATCGGCGTCGTGGCGGGGATCGTGGTCGCCGCCATCATTGCTCTGATCGGCCTGTTCAAGCTCATGTGGCGGGTGGCCGAGCCCAACGAGGCACTGGTCATATCCGGCTCCACGCACAAGACCGAGGGTCTCGGCGAGGGCATGGGCTTCCGGATCGTCACCGGGCGCGGCACGCTCGTGCTGCCGGGTGTGCAGGCGGTGCGGAAACTGTCGCTGGACCTCAACGAGACGCAGCTGAACGTGGACTGCGTGACGCACCAGGGCATCCCGCTGCGGGTGAAGGGCGTCGTCATCTTCAAGATCGGCGACGATCTGGTGTCGATCGCGAACGCGGCCCGCCGGTTCCTGGACCAGCAGAAGATGATGCCGGAGCGGGTGCACATCGTCTTCGCGGGTCATCTGCGGTCGATCGTGGGCGGGTTGACGGTCGAGGACATGATCCGGGACCGCGAGAAGCTGACGGGGCAGACCCGGGCGGCCTGCGGTACGGAGATGGAGAAGCTCGGGCTGATCGTGGACTCGCTGCAGATCCACGAGATCGAGGACCCGACGGGGTACATCAAGAACCTGGCGATGCCGCACGCGGCGGCCGTGCAGCGGGACGCGCGCATCGCGCAGGCCGAGGCGAACCGGCTGGCGACGGAGGCGGAGCAGACGGCGTTCGCGCGGATGGCGGAGGCCACCCGGGACAGCGAGATCCTCCAGGCGGGTTACCAGGCCGAGCGGGACAAGGCGGCGGCGACCGCGCGGCAGGCGGGCCCGCTGTCGGAGGCGGCCGCGCGGCAGGAGGTCGTCGTCCAGGAGACGCGGGTCGCGGAGCTGGAGGCGCACCGGCGCGAGCAGCAGCTCCAGGCGGACGTGCGCAAACCCGCGGACGCGGCGGCGTACGAGACCCGTACCCGCGCCGAGGCCGAACGCGACGCGCGCATCTCGGCGGCGCAGGCGAAGGCGAAGGAGACGGAGCTGGCGGCCGCGGCGGAGGCCACGCGGGTGACGACGGCGGCGACCGCGGACGCGGCGGCGACGGAGGCGCGCGGCCTGGCGGCGGCGAAGGCGACCCGGGCGACCGGTGAGGCGGAGGCGGCCGCCACCCAGGCGAAGGGCCTCGCGGTGGCGGCGTCGGCGAAGGCGAAGGGTCTGGCCGAGGCGGACGCCATCAAGGCGCGGGCAGCGGCGCTGGCGGAGAATCAGGAGGCGGTGGTCGCGCAGCAGCTGGCGGAGAACTGGCCGGCGATCGTCCAGGCGGGCGCGGGCGCGTTCGGCAACGTGGAGCACATGGTCCTGCTGAACGGGGCCGAGGGCATGTCGGAGATGTTCGCGAAGGCCCTCACGATGGGCGGCACCGGCCTCGGCCTGGCCCGCCAGCTCCTGGCAACGATGACCCCGCCCCCGAACCCGGCCCCGACTCCGTCGGAGTCGATCCCGCTCACGGACCAGTAA
- a CDS encoding DUF3027 domain-containing protein, translating to MSAATTRSRTPDRLCAEAVDLARTAAEEAAAPGVVGEHVSAVAEGDRVVTHLFECKDPGYRGWRWAVTVTRASRAKLVTLDETVLLPGEDALLAPEWVPWSERLRPGDMGPGDLLPTDAEDLRLEPGWSGEDVPPPNSVVSTEMAELVEAEDADVTDRTVVPVRGSIAAVAEELGMRRARVLSRYGLHSAADRWDESFGAKTPMAQAAPASCVSCGFLVAIGGSLGQAFGVCANEFSPADGRLVSLSYGCGGHSEAAVMPKPLRPAPPVLDSMATDEFPLRPAPAGDTGSVPVSDLPAADLGHS from the coding sequence GTGAGTGCTGCGACGACGCGAAGCCGTACCCCCGACCGCCTGTGCGCCGAGGCGGTAGACCTCGCCCGCACCGCGGCCGAGGAAGCCGCTGCTCCCGGAGTGGTGGGCGAGCACGTCTCCGCCGTCGCGGAGGGCGACCGGGTCGTCACGCACCTCTTCGAGTGCAAGGACCCGGGCTACCGCGGCTGGCGCTGGGCCGTCACCGTGACCCGCGCGTCCCGCGCGAAGCTCGTCACCCTCGACGAAACGGTGCTCCTGCCCGGCGAGGACGCCCTGCTGGCACCCGAGTGGGTGCCGTGGAGCGAGCGGCTGCGTCCGGGTGACATGGGTCCCGGCGACCTGCTGCCCACCGACGCCGAGGACCTGCGCCTGGAGCCGGGCTGGTCGGGCGAGGACGTACCGCCGCCGAACTCGGTCGTCTCCACCGAGATGGCCGAACTGGTCGAGGCGGAGGACGCCGACGTCACCGACCGCACCGTGGTCCCGGTACGCGGCTCCATCGCGGCCGTCGCCGAGGAACTCGGCATGCGCCGCGCCCGCGTCCTGTCGCGCTACGGGCTGCACAGCGCGGCCGACCGCTGGGACGAGTCGTTCGGCGCGAAGACCCCGATGGCGCAGGCGGCCCCCGCGTCCTGCGTCTCCTGCGGGTTCCTCGTCGCGATCGGCGGCTCGCTGGGCCAGGCGTTCGGCGTCTGCGCCAACGAGTTCAGCCCCGCCGACGGCCGCCTGGTGTCGCTCTCGTACGGCTGCGGCGGCCACTCGGAGGCCGCGGTCATGCCGAAGCCGCTGCGCCCGGCCCCGCCGGTACTGGACTCCATGGCCACCGACGAGTTCCCGCTGCGGCCGGCGCCCGCCGGCGACACGGGCTCGGTACCGGTGTCGGACCTGCCCGCCGCGGATCTGGGCCACTCCTAA
- a CDS encoding MFS transporter, producing MSSVAPVRSSDDGSGPARKAGRAVGRALHFPITGTARGIRRATHAHGAGESGLGKLIELHAINGAGDVMITVALASTVFFSVPTDEARGRVALYLAITMAPFTLLAPVIGPLLDRLPHGRRAAMAAAMLARALLAVMMSGAVATGGIQLYPAALGVLVASKAYGVVRSAVVPRLLPPNFSLVKANSRVTLAGLLATGAAAPVAAGLHMIGPEWPLYGACAIFVWGTFAAFSLPHKVDEAKGERRARLSTHEAHSQRPGLRTVTPSVLCGLLANAAMRGLSGFLIFFLAFLLREHPLPGQSAAVSLGIVGVSAGLGNACGTAAGAWLRARAPEVIIAAVLCMTLGVAVLAAVFFSGLFMAVLGATAGFCQALAKLSLDAMIQRDIPESVRTSAFARSETLLQMAWVLGGAIGIVLPLNGVLGMSVAAAIVALGTTMALRGVLAAPRGRHPSSSRPRVA from the coding sequence ATGTCGAGTGTGGCACCCGTACGGTCGTCCGACGACGGCTCGGGACCGGCCAGGAAGGCCGGCCGGGCCGTCGGGCGTGCCCTGCACTTCCCCATCACGGGTACGGCGCGCGGCATCCGGCGCGCCACGCACGCGCACGGGGCCGGCGAATCGGGCCTCGGCAAGCTGATCGAGCTGCACGCGATCAACGGCGCCGGCGACGTGATGATCACGGTCGCGCTGGCGTCGACCGTCTTCTTCTCCGTCCCCACGGACGAGGCGCGCGGCCGGGTGGCCCTTTACCTGGCGATCACGATGGCTCCGTTCACCCTGCTGGCCCCGGTGATCGGGCCGCTGCTGGACCGGCTGCCGCACGGGCGGCGGGCCGCGATGGCCGCGGCGATGCTGGCGCGGGCGCTGCTCGCGGTGATGATGTCGGGCGCGGTCGCCACGGGCGGCATCCAGCTGTATCCGGCGGCGCTCGGCGTGCTGGTGGCGTCGAAGGCGTACGGGGTGGTGCGCAGCGCGGTGGTGCCGAGGCTGCTCCCGCCGAATTTCTCACTCGTCAAGGCGAACTCGCGGGTCACCCTGGCCGGGCTGCTGGCGACGGGCGCGGCGGCGCCGGTCGCGGCGGGGCTGCACATGATCGGGCCCGAGTGGCCGTTGTACGGGGCCTGCGCGATCTTCGTGTGGGGGACGTTCGCGGCGTTCTCGCTGCCGCACAAGGTGGACGAGGCGAAGGGGGAGCGGCGGGCGCGGCTGTCGACGCACGAGGCGCACTCGCAGCGGCCGGGGCTGCGGACGGTGACTCCGTCGGTGCTGTGCGGGCTGCTGGCGAACGCGGCGATGCGGGGGCTGTCGGGGTTCCTGATCTTCTTCCTGGCGTTCCTGCTGCGGGAGCACCCGCTGCCCGGGCAGAGCGCGGCGGTGTCGCTGGGCATCGTGGGCGTCTCGGCGGGCCTGGGCAACGCGTGCGGGACGGCGGCGGGGGCGTGGCTGCGGGCGCGGGCGCCGGAGGTGATCATCGCGGCGGTGCTGTGCATGACGCTGGGGGTCGCGGTGCTGGCGGCGGTGTTCTTCAGCGGGCTGTTCATGGCGGTGCTGGGCGCGACGGCGGGCTTCTGCCAGGCGCTGGCGAAGCTGTCGCTGGACGCGATGATCCAGCGGGACATCCCCGAATCGGTCCGCACCTCGGCGTTCGCCCGCTCGGAGACGCTGCTCCAGATGGCGTGGGTGCTGGGCGGCGCGATCGGCATCGTCCTGCCGCTGAACGGCGTCCTGGGCATGTCGGTCGCGGCGGCCATCGTCGCCCTGGGCACCACCATGGCCCTGCGCGGCGTCCTGGCGGCCCCCCGCGGCCGCCACCCGTCCTCTTCCCGCCCACGAGTGGCGTAA
- a CDS encoding DUF2771 domain-containing protein: protein MTAPLFSGRGRRSVAALGAVSAGLLLLSACDKPTPLATVTVGTSSVSAEAACRGDGKELSMEKLQECFTEHTGAKTIKYGRGDTLRLGVEPEIVEDGSKWQAVLDGNPITEPSSNTYRSFPGADLFATGGQGEAPSSKKLSFVQVSEDGKPQAVWNFTVKLK, encoded by the coding sequence ATGACCGCACCGCTTTTCTCGGGTAGGGGCCGCCGCAGCGTCGCGGCCCTCGGAGCCGTGTCCGCCGGCCTCCTCCTCCTCTCCGCCTGTGACAAGCCGACGCCGCTGGCGACCGTGACGGTCGGCACCTCGTCGGTGTCCGCCGAAGCCGCCTGCCGTGGCGACGGCAAGGAGCTCTCCATGGAGAAGCTCCAGGAGTGCTTCACCGAGCACACCGGCGCCAAGACCATCAAGTACGGCCGCGGCGACACCCTGCGCCTCGGCGTCGAGCCGGAGATCGTCGAAGACGGCAGCAAGTGGCAGGCCGTGCTGGACGGCAACCCGATCACCGAGCCCTCCTCGAACACCTACCGCAGCTTCCCCGGCGCCGACCTGTTCGCCACCGGCGGCCAGGGCGAGGCCCCGTCCTCGAAGAAGCTGTCGTTCGTCCAGGTCTCCGAGGACGGCAAGCCCCAGGCCGTCTGGAACTTCACCGTCAAGCTCAAGTAA
- a CDS encoding futalosine hydrolase: protein MRALIVTAVAAEADSVAAGLTPHPDPVTPEPRTLPGGYRISRRDLPGLAADVLVGGVGPAAAAAATATALALADYSLVISAGIGGGFAPAAPPGSLVVADAVVAADLGAEGPDGFLPVDALGFGRSVHLPPAELAARAAEATGGLLAPVLTVSTVTGTAARAAELAGRHPLAGAEAMEGFGVAEAAAAHGLPVLEIRAVSNAVGPRDRDAWRIGDALAALTGGFRALGPVLVHWGGQHEQQQHHG, encoded by the coding sequence GTGCGCGCGCTCATCGTGACCGCGGTGGCGGCGGAGGCAGACTCCGTCGCCGCCGGTCTGACCCCTCATCCGGACCCCGTCACCCCGGAGCCGCGCACCCTGCCCGGCGGCTACCGGATCTCCCGCCGCGACCTGCCCGGCCTCGCCGCCGACGTGCTCGTCGGCGGTGTCGGACCGGCCGCCGCCGCGGCCGCCACGGCCACCGCGCTCGCGCTGGCCGACTATTCCCTCGTCATCTCCGCCGGCATCGGCGGCGGGTTCGCCCCCGCCGCCCCGCCCGGCTCGCTCGTCGTCGCCGACGCCGTCGTCGCCGCCGACCTGGGGGCGGAGGGACCCGACGGGTTCCTCCCCGTCGACGCGCTCGGCTTCGGACGCAGCGTGCACCTGCCCCCCGCCGAACTCGCCGCCCGCGCCGCCGAGGCGACCGGCGGTCTGCTGGCACCCGTACTCACCGTCTCCACCGTCACCGGCACCGCCGCCCGCGCCGCCGAGCTCGCCGGCCGCCACCCGCTCGCCGGGGCCGAGGCCATGGAGGGCTTCGGGGTGGCCGAGGCCGCCGCCGCGCACGGCCTGCCCGTGCTGGAGATCCGCGCCGTGTCCAACGCCGTCGGCCCGCGCGACCGCGACGCCTGGCGGATCGGGGACGCGCTGGCCGCCCTGACCGGCGGATTCCGCGCCCTGGGACCCGTACTCGTCCACTGGGGAGGACAGCATGAGCAGCAACAGCACCACGGGTGA
- a CDS encoding 1,4-dihydroxy-6-naphthoate synthase, whose product MSSNSTTGEPLRIAYSPCPNDTFVFDAWAHGRIPGAPALDVTFADIDVTNGMAERGELDVLKVSYAVLPWVLEEYALLPCGGALGRGCGPLVLTREPGLDLTGKTVAVPSERSTAYLLFRLWAADVLPDGVGKVVVLPFHEIMPAVRDGRVDAGLVIHEARFTYQDYGLHCLADMGEHWESTTGLPIPLGAIIAKRSLGAETLRALAETARTSVRMAWDDPEASRPYVRAHAQELDPAVADQHIGLYVNEFTAGLGDAGYAAVRGLLTRAAAEGLVPAIAPDALAFP is encoded by the coding sequence ATGAGCAGCAACAGCACCACGGGTGAGCCGCTCCGCATCGCCTATTCGCCGTGCCCGAACGACACCTTCGTCTTCGACGCGTGGGCGCACGGCCGGATCCCCGGCGCGCCCGCCCTCGACGTCACCTTCGCCGACATCGACGTCACCAACGGCATGGCCGAGCGCGGCGAGCTCGACGTCCTGAAGGTGTCCTACGCCGTGCTGCCCTGGGTGTTGGAGGAGTACGCGCTGCTCCCCTGCGGCGGCGCGCTCGGCCGCGGCTGCGGACCCCTCGTGCTGACGCGCGAGCCCGGGCTCGACCTCACCGGCAAGACCGTCGCCGTGCCCAGCGAACGCTCCACCGCCTACCTGCTGTTCCGGCTCTGGGCGGCGGACGTGCTGCCCGACGGCGTCGGCAAGGTCGTCGTGCTGCCGTTCCACGAGATCATGCCGGCGGTGCGCGACGGCCGCGTCGACGCCGGACTCGTCATCCACGAGGCCCGGTTCACGTACCAGGACTACGGACTGCACTGCCTGGCCGACATGGGCGAGCACTGGGAGTCCACCACCGGCCTGCCGATCCCGCTCGGTGCGATCATCGCCAAGCGCTCGCTGGGCGCCGAGACCCTGCGCGCGCTGGCCGAGACGGCCCGTACCTCGGTCCGGATGGCCTGGGACGACCCCGAGGCTTCACGCCCGTACGTCCGCGCGCACGCGCAGGAGCTGGACCCGGCCGTCGCCGACCAGCACATCGGGCTCTACGTCAACGAGTTCACCGCCGGGCTCGGCGACGCCGGGTACGCGGCCGTCCGCGGGCTGCTGACCCGTGCCGCCGCCGAGGGGCTGGTTCCGGCCATCGCGCCGGACGCGCTGGCCTTCCCGTAG